The region AGTAGAGAGGAGAGCTAAACTGTGCTGTTTTAGTTGTGATTTCCATAGACTGCTTTTTTATTTATAAGACATTTTTTGAGCTCAGCCAAAATCTACATTATCACTATGGCATACCCAAGGGTATACACTAACGATAAACTCAACTCTTGGCTCATGCGACGGGGTCACATACAAGCACAATGTCCATTATTATATTATTTGTAGTATTTTATCTAATTTGGGCTTTTATTCTATCTATTAACCTAAGGCCTTTGCTAAATCATCGATAAGGTCTTGTGTATCTTCTATACCCACACTCAATCTCACTAACCCTCCAGGAACACCAGCCTCTTCAAGCTCTTTAGCTGAAAGTTGTTGGTGTGTTGTACTTGCCGGATGCGTGATGATCGACTTAGAATCCCCAATATTTACAACCACAGCAAAAATATCTGTAGCATCTGCAATACTTTGTGCTAATTCTTTACTCTCTACTTCAAAGGAAAGAAGACCACTAGCCATCCCCTCTTTAAAGTACTTTTGAACCAGTGGGTTTTGGGCACTGGACTTTAGACCCGGGTAATTTACCTTTTTGACCTTTGGATGTGCTTCCAAGAACTCTGCTATAGCCAATGCTGACGCAGAATGCTGTTTCATGCGAAGTGGTAATGTCTCTAATCCCTGAATGTATAACCAAGAGTTAAAAGGTGAAGGTGCAGCACCCAGGTCACGAAGCAACGATAAACGTGTTCGAAGTGTAAATAGTGGTAGTGGGACATCAGAGTATACAAGCCCATGATAACTTGCATCTGGCTCATTAAAGTGTGCGTAACGCGCATTTCCTTTGATCTTCTCTACCAGATTGTGACGTTCTACGATGACACCACCGATTGCCAGTCCCTGACCCGTCGTATATTTACTTGCAGAGTGTACCGCGATATCTACACCATGTTCCAATGGTTTACATAAAATAGGGGTTGCAACCGTATTGTCTACACAAGTTAAAATATTATGTTTATCGGCGATAGCAACGATAGCATCAAAATCAGCCACATCGATACTCGGATTTGTAATACTCTCAAAGAGTATGATCTTCGTTCTATCATCTACCAATGCTTCTATCTCAGAGGGATTTCTTACATCAAAGTAACGTGTCTCTATACCAAAACGTTTGATCGTATGCCCGGTAAGTGTCGTCGTTCCACCATACACTTGTTTTGCAACGATGATATTATCTCCGGCTTCTGCTACATTCGCAATAGCATAAAAAATAGCCGACATTCCAGAGGCAGTCCCGATAGCAGCTACACCGCCTTCAAGTGCCGCAAAACG is a window of Sulfurovum sp. TSL6 DNA encoding:
- a CDS encoding O-acetylhomoserine aminocarboxypropyltransferase/cysteine synthase family protein, whose translation is MHEQTLAVHAGYEKDAQGTMAVPIYQSTAYEFRDTEHAANLFALKELGNIYSRLMNPTTDVFEKRFAALEGGVAAIGTASGMSAIFYAIANVAEAGDNIIVAKQVYGGTTTLTGHTIKRFGIETRYFDVRNPSEIEALVDDRTKIILFESITNPSIDVADFDAIVAIADKHNILTCVDNTVATPILCKPLEHGVDIAVHSASKYTTGQGLAIGGVIVERHNLVEKIKGNARYAHFNEPDASYHGLVYSDVPLPLFTLRTRLSLLRDLGAAPSPFNSWLYIQGLETLPLRMKQHSASALAIAEFLEAHPKVKKVNYPGLKSSAQNPLVQKYFKEGMASGLLSFEVESKELAQSIADATDIFAVVVNIGDSKSIITHPASTTHQQLSAKELEEAGVPGGLVRLSVGIEDTQDLIDDLAKALG